A portion of the Lolium rigidum isolate FL_2022 chromosome 1, APGP_CSIRO_Lrig_0.1, whole genome shotgun sequence genome contains these proteins:
- the LOC124684521 gene encoding ERI1 exoribonuclease 3-like produces MSTAAARGGTAAPWAQAHHHLLQEFEYFLVVDFEATCEKDSRIYPQEIIEFPSVLVDGATGRIESAFRRYVRPKYHPVLTPFCRDLTGIRQEDVDGGVDLGEALWLHHRWLQAATSGARKGGSLAVVTWGDWDCRTMLESECVFKGIAKPAYFDRWVNLRVPFQAVLGGGGRATLQEAVRAAGLQWEGRLHCGLDDARNTARLLVEIMRRGAKIAITGSLAPPPIQPKEEEQQPHTSLCGGTAGACFCGVASRGGVVAMPGPMQGRCYWGCGNWTPTMGAICPYFLWSN; encoded by the coding sequence ATGTCGaccgcggcggcgcgcgggggcaCGGCGGCGCCGTGGGCTCAGGCGCATCACCACCTCCTGCAGGAGTTCGAGTACTTCCTGGTCGTGGATTTCGAAGCCACGTGCGAGAAGGACAGCCGGATCTACCCGCAGGAGATCATCGAATTCCCCTCCGTCCTCGTCGACGGCGCCACCGGCCGAATCGAGTCCGCCTTCCGCAGGTACGTCCGCCCTAAGTACCACCCCGTGCTGACTCCGTTTTGCAGGGATCTCACAGGTATCCGGCAGGAGGACGTCGATGGAGGCGTGGACCTCGGCGAAGCGCTCTGGCTGCACCACCGCTGGCTGCAGGCGGCGACGTCGGGGGCCAGGAAAGGCGGCAGCTTGGCCGTCGTGACGTGGGGGGATTGGGATTGCCGTACGATGCTGGAATCGGAGTGCGTCTTCAAGGGGATCGCCAAGCCCGCCTACTTCGATCGCTGGGTCAACCTCAGGGTCCCCTTCCAGGCGGTGCTCGGGGGCGGAGGGAGGGCTACTCTGCAGGAGGCCGTCCGGGCCGCGGGGTTACAGTGGGAGGGCCGCCTGCACTGCGGGCTTGATGACGCGCGCAACACCGCGCGGCTGCTTGTGGAAATCATGCGGAGGGGCGCCAAGATCGCGATTACCGGCTCCttggcgccgccgccgatccagcccaaggaggaggagcagcagccacACACAAGTCTGTGCGGTGGCACCGCCGGGGCATGCTTCTGCGGAGTGGCGAGCAGAGGGGGCGTTGTAGCTATGCCAGGGCCGATGCAGGGGAGGTGCTATTGGGGGTGCGGCAACTGGACGCCCACCATGGGAGCCATCTGCCCCTACTTCTTGTGGAGCAATTGA
- the LOC124684784 gene encoding histone H3.3-like translates to MARTKITARQSTGGKAPTKKLRAFYAAARNTAPVTGGVKKPRRYRPGTVALREIHKYQKGTELLIRKLPFQRLVREIAQDCKTDLRFQSHAVLALQEAAEAYLVALFEDTNLCAVHAKRVTIISKDVHLARRIRGERM, encoded by the exons ATGGCTCGAACTAAGATAACAGCTCGCCAGTCCACCGGAGGAAAGGCTCCCACAAAGAAACTTAGGGCATTTTAC GCTGCCGCTCGTAATACCGCTCCCGTAACAGGAGGAGTGAAGAAGCCTCGTCGGTACCGCCCAGGAActgttgctcttcg TGAGATACACAAGTATCAAAAGGGCACCGAGCTGCTCATAAGAAAGCTACCCTTTCAGAGGCTTGTCCGGGAGATTGCCCAGGATTGCAAG ACTGATCTGCGCTTCCAGAGCCATGCGGTGCTTGCTCTGCAGGAGGCAGCAGAAGCTTACCTAGTGGCATTGTTCGAGGACACAAATCTGTGCGCTGTCCATGCTAAGCGTGTGACCATCATATCCAAAGATGTTCATCTGGCTAGGAGGATTCGCGGCGAGAGGATGTAA